Proteins found in one Rhodobacteraceae bacterium D3-12 genomic segment:
- a CDS encoding isocitrate/isopropylmalate family dehydrogenase, with the protein MNQDFSIAVFHGDGIGPEIMAPTLAILARLAKSSTGYTLSFADAPAGAAHYAKTGESLPETSLKTAREADAILLSAMGLPDIRYDDGTEISPQIDLRKALTLFAGVRPVTVKKGQASPLKIPENREIDFVLIRESTEGLFHTQGRGEVTKDEARETLLITRDISEKLFRFAFDLAKSRKCTGRGPGRVTCVDKANVFRAFAFFREMFDAEAARHPDLQADHAYVDATALWMVQKPWDFDVLVTENMFGDILSDLGAGLMGGLGLAPSADIGLTHAVFQPCHGSAPDIAGKGLANPFAMILSAAMMLDWLGIKHDNSAMRTDGLRLREAVEKVIANGAVLTRDLGGDAGTQDAANAVIDMLFAS; encoded by the coding sequence ATGAACCAAGACTTCAGCATCGCCGTTTTCCATGGGGACGGCATCGGCCCGGAAATCATGGCCCCCACGCTCGCAATCCTCGCGCGCTTGGCAAAATCATCAACGGGCTACACCCTCTCTTTCGCAGACGCCCCCGCCGGGGCCGCGCATTACGCCAAAACGGGCGAATCCCTGCCTGAAACCTCCCTGAAAACGGCGCGGGAAGCGGACGCAATCCTCCTGTCTGCCATGGGTCTGCCCGATATTCGCTACGACGATGGCACCGAGATTTCTCCCCAAATTGACCTGCGCAAAGCGCTCACGCTCTTTGCCGGTGTCCGCCCTGTAACGGTCAAAAAGGGGCAGGCCTCGCCCCTGAAAATCCCCGAGAACCGCGAGATTGATTTTGTCCTGATCCGCGAAAGCACCGAAGGGCTGTTCCACACGCAAGGACGCGGGGAAGTCACCAAAGACGAGGCCCGCGAAACACTGCTCATTACCCGCGACATATCGGAAAAGCTGTTTCGCTTCGCCTTTGATCTGGCCAAATCCCGCAAATGCACCGGACGCGGACCGGGCCGCGTAACCTGTGTGGACAAGGCAAATGTTTTTCGCGCCTTCGCGTTTTTCCGCGAGATGTTCGACGCCGAGGCAGCCCGGCATCCGGACCTTCAGGCAGATCACGCCTATGTCGATGCCACCGCCCTCTGGATGGTCCAGAAACCTTGGGATTTCGACGTGCTTGTAACCGAAAATATGTTTGGCGACATTCTGTCTGACCTCGGTGCCGGGCTCATGGGCGGGCTCGGACTGGCTCCCTCGGCTGACATCGGCCTGACCCATGCCGTTTTCCAACCCTGCCATGGCTCTGCGCCCGATATTGCGGGCAAAGGGCTTGCCAATCCCTTTGCGATGATCCTGTCCGCGGCGATGATGCTGGACTGGCTCGGTATCAAACATGACAACTCTGCAATGCGCACCGACGGCCTGCGCCTTCGCGAAGCCGTCGAGAAAGTCATCGCCAACGGCGCAGTGCTGACTCGTGACCTTGGCGGCGATGCCGGAACACAAGACGCGGCAAACGCCGTGATCGACATGCTTTTTGCCTCATGA